A genomic window from Streptomyces sp. WMMC940 includes:
- the rarD gene encoding EamA family transporter RarD — translation MPSLSFREGHQMTHPAPASGVAAGVSSMVVANLILGSSVVYWHALGHIPAITLLGYRVLVSLVTVTLAVAVLRRTGALRAAVADRRLLVTHLLAAVLICVNWLAFIWASIHGRVIEASLGYLIAPAVTIAVGMLLVREPASRLRRAALALCLLGIALLLTRSGELYWWVFVTISTSWGLYGAVKKLSPADPVTGLTLETSFLAVGVVAVAALSPYSLALQPSADTSDYVLLALCGLISVIPLWLFSLGAKAITLTVSGFVQYLNPTAQLVIAVSVYGQVPSANTFVCFALVWLSLVSLVLEAVLGERRRQPRNQQPSTELMKGTTVRDQYL, via the coding sequence ATGCCGAGTCTCTCGTTCCGCGAGGGCCACCAGATGACTCATCCGGCCCCTGCCTCAGGGGTGGCCGCCGGAGTGTCGTCCATGGTGGTCGCGAACCTGATCCTGGGTTCCTCGGTCGTCTACTGGCATGCGCTCGGCCACATTCCGGCGATCACCCTGCTGGGGTACCGGGTCCTGGTCTCCCTCGTGACCGTCACCTTGGCCGTCGCCGTCCTGCGCCGCACCGGGGCGCTGCGCGCGGCGGTGGCCGACCGGCGACTACTCGTCACCCACCTGCTCGCCGCCGTACTGATCTGCGTCAACTGGCTGGCCTTCATCTGGGCGTCGATCCACGGCCGGGTTATCGAGGCCAGCCTCGGGTACCTGATCGCGCCGGCCGTCACCATCGCCGTGGGGATGCTCCTCGTACGCGAACCGGCCAGCCGGCTGCGCCGCGCCGCGCTGGCGCTCTGTCTGCTCGGTATCGCCCTGCTTCTCACCAGAAGCGGTGAACTGTACTGGTGGGTGTTCGTCACCATCAGCACGAGCTGGGGGCTGTACGGCGCCGTCAAGAAGCTTTCCCCGGCGGACCCGGTCACCGGTCTCACCTTGGAGACGTCCTTCCTCGCCGTCGGCGTCGTGGCGGTCGCCGCGCTCTCCCCCTACTCACTGGCGCTGCAACCGTCCGCCGACACCTCCGACTACGTACTGCTCGCGCTCTGCGGGCTGATCTCCGTCATTCCGCTCTGGCTCTTCTCGCTCGGCGCGAAGGCCATCACCCTGACCGTGTCCGGCTTCGTCCAGTACCTGAACCCGACCGCCCAGCTCGTCATCGCTGTCAGCGTCTACGGACAGGTGCCGTCCGCCAACACCTTCGTCTGCTTCGCACTGGTCTGGCTCTCGCTCGTCTCCCTCGTCCTGGAGGCCGTCCTCGGTGAGCGACGCCGACAGCCGAGGAATCAGCAGCCGTCTACGGAACTGATGAAGGGAACCACCGTTCGTGACCAGTACCTATGA
- a CDS encoding 50S ribosomal protein L11 methyltransferase, whose translation MISSQDSYEAYFGLGHSLRFLDRSGVFRVSPAGLRLGDLLVRHVQVPSGDGWTLDMGTGSGVQALLLRSIGARNIVATDISETSVKIAGENEILNFGDRAVTFEVGSLFDAPSADRAFDLIVFNPPGWRTPSPECQEGLERLGLTGLGLEAMFWGDRVLTEFLGRLPDHLAESGRAIAGFNSMVGIQRVLADVREQFGAHYPLRFRLLERHTFPLFVYTEKWRASMGMLMTEFQLWKEHYGSAFSVHADGTLYFSYELVECRVSRSARATR comes from the coding sequence ATGATATCGTCGCAAGACTCGTACGAGGCCTACTTCGGGCTTGGCCACTCGCTTCGCTTCCTCGACCGGTCCGGGGTCTTCCGGGTCAGCCCGGCCGGGCTGCGCCTCGGCGACCTGCTGGTTCGGCATGTGCAAGTGCCGTCCGGCGACGGTTGGACACTCGACATGGGCACCGGCAGCGGGGTCCAGGCCCTGCTGCTGCGCAGCATCGGCGCCCGGAACATCGTGGCCACGGACATCTCGGAAACCTCCGTGAAGATCGCGGGCGAGAACGAGATCTTGAATTTTGGGGACCGGGCCGTCACCTTCGAGGTGGGCAGCCTCTTCGACGCACCCTCCGCCGACCGGGCATTCGACCTCATCGTCTTCAACCCCCCTGGTTGGCGTACTCCTTCGCCCGAATGCCAGGAGGGTCTGGAGCGGCTCGGCCTGACCGGACTCGGTCTGGAAGCAATGTTCTGGGGGGACCGTGTGCTCACGGAATTCCTCGGTCGCCTGCCCGACCACCTGGCCGAATCCGGGCGGGCCATCGCCGGCTTCAACTCCATGGTCGGAATCCAGAGAGTGCTCGCCGACGTCAGAGAACAGTTCGGCGCCCACTACCCCTTGAGGTTTCGGCTCCTGGAGCGGCACACCTTCCCTCTCTTCGTCTACACGGAGAAATGGCGCGCCTCCATGGGCATGCTCATGACGGAGTTCCAGCTCTGGAAGGAGCACTACGGCTCCGCGTTCTCCGTGCACGCCGACGGCACCCTCTACTTCTCCTACGAACTGGTCGAATGCCGAGTCTCTCGTTCCGCGAGGGCCACCAGATGA
- the proC gene encoding pyrroline-5-carboxylate reductase, with protein sequence MSEQGGFVMQNVAVIGAGHMGTAMIAGIRKQMPDVRIEVAEQSSERAGLMRDQFGIEAREAYTPRPGTVVLLAIPPQAFEEFAARAAPGSYRDCLIISVMGGVTLAAITKLLDAQRVVRSIPNTPSEVGQGMTVFCAAPSIGEADVEAARRVLSVIGGVLRVADETLLDDASALCGGGPAFVAHIAGAFADFAVTAGFDASQARAITCQVLRGTADLLELTRRDPEEVARQVMTPGGTTERGMSVLRQRNLHDVITEALDSAAARSRELGAIGK encoded by the coding sequence ATGTCAGAACAGGGGGGCTTTGTCATGCAGAACGTCGCGGTGATCGGTGCAGGGCACATGGGGACAGCCATGATCGCGGGGATCCGGAAGCAGATGCCGGACGTACGGATCGAAGTCGCGGAGCAGTCGTCGGAGCGGGCCGGCCTCATGCGTGACCAGTTCGGCATCGAGGCCCGCGAGGCGTACACGCCCCGCCCCGGCACGGTGGTCCTGCTCGCCATCCCGCCCCAGGCCTTCGAGGAATTCGCCGCGCGGGCCGCCCCAGGCTCCTACCGGGACTGCCTCATCATCTCCGTGATGGGTGGGGTGACCCTCGCCGCGATCACCAAGCTGCTCGACGCGCAGCGCGTCGTGCGGTCGATACCCAATACCCCGTCCGAGGTGGGGCAGGGCATGACGGTGTTCTGCGCCGCCCCTTCGATCGGCGAGGCCGACGTGGAGGCGGCCCGGCGGGTGCTCTCGGTGATCGGCGGGGTTCTCCGCGTCGCGGACGAGACCTTGCTGGACGACGCCTCCGCGCTGTGCGGCGGCGGGCCCGCCTTCGTCGCTCACATCGCGGGTGCCTTCGCCGACTTCGCCGTGACGGCGGGCTTCGACGCGTCCCAGGCGCGGGCCATCACCTGCCAGGTGCTACGCGGAACGGCCGATCTGCTGGAGCTCACACGGCGCGACCCGGAAGAGGTGGCCCGCCAGGTCATGACCCCGGGAGGGACCACGGAGCGCGGCATGTCCGTGCTTCGGCAGCGGAATCTGCACGATGTGATCACCGAGGCGCTCGACAGCGCCGCCGCCCGTTCGCGTGAGCTCGGCGCGATCGGCAAGTGA
- a CDS encoding DUF3626 domain-containing protein produces the protein MNAGPALSAQEQAIRHVASLSSGTPVDPALRVTLNFHPDRTVHGRPILLALAEDGIYRSQFVTGTSNGGLTAHPGGDRWRWESRIFGGAYDYTPAHERPVYGALNFRRKPLGGAPRFGSAHLRLTAEALTRATFCYPDSFFGPTAFGVAASSSLIELAENDDQDALDDYIEAQVHGPLILARDVEALVLDPSYRDTDVEATARRLPCRLDWHPGLRLTVEELALHPDYRGHEYVELGTEIAVDGDLTPRIIGDAARTGLHDQQALKKVWHCLARFGTSEERNV, from the coding sequence ATGAACGCTGGTCCAGCCCTGTCTGCTCAGGAACAGGCAATCCGCCACGTCGCCTCGCTGTCGTCCGGAACCCCGGTCGACCCCGCGCTGCGGGTGACCCTGAACTTTCACCCCGACCGCACAGTGCACGGTCGGCCGATCCTGCTCGCGTTGGCCGAGGACGGCATTTATCGCTCGCAGTTCGTCACCGGCACCAGCAACGGCGGCTTGACAGCCCACCCCGGCGGTGACCGATGGCGCTGGGAGAGCCGGATCTTCGGGGGCGCCTATGACTACACACCCGCCCATGAGCGACCTGTCTATGGCGCGTTGAACTTCCGGCGCAAGCCGCTCGGTGGGGCGCCCCGGTTCGGCTCCGCGCACCTTCGGCTGACTGCCGAGGCCCTCACCCGAGCCACGTTCTGCTACCCGGACAGCTTCTTCGGACCAACGGCCTTCGGAGTCGCGGCCAGCTCGTCCCTCATAGAGCTGGCTGAGAACGACGACCAGGACGCACTCGACGACTACATCGAGGCACAAGTGCACGGCCCACTCATACTGGCTCGCGATGTCGAGGCGCTCGTCCTGGACCCGAGCTATCGAGACACGGACGTGGAAGCCACCGCCCGCCGCCTCCCATGTCGGCTCGACTGGCACCCGGGACTCCGACTCACCGTCGAAGAACTCGCACTCCACCCGGACTACCGCGGACACGAGTACGTCGAACTGGGCACGGAGATCGCCGTCGACGGTGACCTCACGCCCCGGATCATCGGCGACGCCGCACGCACCGGTCTCCATGACCAACAGGCGCTCAAGAAGGTGTGGCACTGCCTGGCACGCTTCGGAACATCCGAGGAACGCAACGTGTGA
- a CDS encoding IS1182 family transposase produces the protein MSLRPRSGEHVPPLTAQIARASNPGGTTAIWVRDRLDGLWRDEDFVDWYPRDGRPGLSPAQLATVCVLQFLLGLSDRQTAEAVRCRIDFKYAMAMELDDPGFHHSVLADFRDRLTEDDRADRLLDLALARLKEAGLVRERTTQRTDSTHVLAAVRDLTRLELITEAVRAALEEIAGISPHLLDGLVDEDWGLRYGRPVRLGKNPTKPMTRILATGNDAVRLLEHLYRYGADRMSGPRVQALRQIMVQNYHRDAAGHLRWRTAEKEGGAGLPPSSGAVVSPYDTSARYARHGHIISWKGFAAHLTETCAPDGPNVITDVATTASTTHDSQVLPGIHTRLARRGLLPAEHLVDAGYTSLPHLEHAAREHQVTVSGPLKTNPTHQHRRGEGFARDDFHIDFDRQQVTCPQGQVSAGWHGPYPTSSPTAAPLIVARFTKSQCRPCPARAQCTSTADSARTVGFPPRELRDLQLRVRAEQQTPEWKARYAVRSGVEGTVNEFAHGHGMRRCRYRGQSKAHVQHVLTAIAVNIERLGGLSPAEEALAPRRPTAFQNYLDQRQLPRPKSWRTLGT, from the coding sequence TTGTCCCTGCGCCCCCGTTCCGGTGAGCACGTTCCGCCTCTGACCGCGCAGATCGCGCGGGCAAGCAACCCGGGCGGCACGACGGCGATATGGGTGCGTGACCGGCTGGACGGGCTGTGGCGCGACGAGGACTTCGTCGACTGGTACCCCAGGGACGGACGGCCGGGTCTCTCGCCCGCTCAGCTGGCCACCGTCTGCGTACTGCAGTTCTTGCTGGGCCTGTCGGACCGGCAGACCGCCGAGGCGGTCCGCTGCCGCATCGACTTCAAGTACGCGATGGCCATGGAACTGGACGATCCAGGCTTCCACCACAGCGTGCTGGCCGACTTCCGCGACCGCCTTACCGAGGACGACCGTGCCGACCGTCTTCTCGACCTGGCGCTGGCCCGTCTCAAGGAGGCCGGACTGGTGCGCGAGCGCACCACACAGCGCACCGACTCCACCCACGTCCTGGCCGCGGTGCGCGACCTGACCCGCCTGGAGTTGATCACCGAGGCGGTCCGCGCCGCACTCGAAGAGATCGCGGGCATCTCCCCTCACCTGCTGGACGGGCTGGTCGACGAGGACTGGGGGCTGCGCTACGGCCGGCCGGTCCGCCTGGGCAAGAACCCCACCAAGCCCATGACCAGGATCCTTGCCACCGGAAACGACGCCGTCCGGCTCCTGGAACACCTCTACCGGTACGGAGCGGACCGCATGTCCGGTCCCCGCGTTCAGGCCCTGCGGCAGATCATGGTGCAGAACTATCACCGTGATGCTGCTGGGCACCTGCGCTGGCGCACCGCCGAGAAGGAAGGCGGGGCGGGTCTGCCGCCGTCGTCGGGGGCGGTCGTCTCGCCCTACGACACCTCGGCCCGCTATGCACGGCACGGGCACATCATCAGCTGGAAGGGGTTCGCCGCCCATCTGACCGAGACCTGCGCTCCCGACGGCCCCAACGTGATCACGGACGTGGCCACCACCGCGTCCACCACCCACGACAGCCAGGTCCTGCCCGGCATCCACACCCGCCTGGCCCGCCGCGGGCTGCTGCCCGCCGAGCACCTGGTCGACGCCGGCTACACCTCCCTGCCCCACCTCGAACACGCCGCCCGTGAACACCAGGTCACCGTCTCCGGTCCGCTGAAGACCAACCCCACGCACCAGCACCGCCGAGGCGAGGGCTTCGCCCGGGACGACTTCCACATCGACTTCGACCGTCAGCAGGTCACCTGCCCGCAGGGGCAGGTCAGCGCGGGCTGGCACGGCCCCTACCCGACATCCTCGCCCACCGCGGCCCCACTGATCGTGGCACGGTTTACCAAGAGCCAGTGCCGTCCCTGCCCGGCCCGCGCCCAGTGCACCAGCACCGCCGACAGCGCCCGCACCGTGGGCTTTCCCCCGCGTGAGCTCCGTGACCTGCAACTCCGCGTCCGTGCCGAACAGCAGACGCCCGAGTGGAAGGCCCGCTATGCGGTCCGCTCCGGAGTGGAGGGCACGGTCAACGAGTTCGCCCACGGACACGGTATGCGGCGCTGCCGCTACCGAGGACAGAGCAAAGCCCACGTCCAGCACGTGCTGACGGCCATCGCCGTCAACATCGAGCGCCTCGGCGGGCTGTCACCGGCTGAGGAAGCCCTCGCACCCCGCCGACCAACGGCCTTCCAGAACTACCTCGACCAGAGGCAGCTACCCCGGCCGAAATCCTGGCGCACCCTGGGAACCTGA
- a CDS encoding SRPBCC family protein produces MSVGSNMSDGVVTVERHIAARPETVFSFFTDREKWLSWMGREGEFVFAPGGAFRTDVTGENVAEGRFVEVDPPRRLVFTWGWAEGGMPVPPGSTTVEITLESTLDGTLLRLVHSGLPSPEACAAHEEGWKHYVQRLAVRAEGGDPGPDQWM; encoded by the coding sequence GTGAGCGTGGGCAGCAACATGAGCGACGGCGTGGTCACGGTCGAGCGGCACATCGCCGCCCGCCCCGAGACCGTGTTCTCCTTCTTCACCGACCGCGAGAAGTGGCTGTCATGGATGGGCCGGGAGGGCGAGTTCGTGTTCGCGCCCGGCGGCGCGTTCCGGACCGATGTCACCGGCGAGAACGTGGCCGAGGGCCGCTTCGTCGAGGTGGACCCGCCAAGGCGGCTGGTGTTCACCTGGGGCTGGGCCGAGGGCGGGATGCCCGTACCGCCCGGCTCGACCACCGTGGAGATCACTCTGGAGTCCACCCTGGACGGCACCCTGCTGCGTCTGGTCCACAGCGGCCTGCCGTCGCCCGAGGCCTGCGCCGCGCATGAGGAAGGCTGGAAGCACTATGTGCAGCGCCTGGCCGTACGGGCGGAAGGCGGCGACCCGGGACCCGACCAGTGGATGTGA
- a CDS encoding ArsR/SmtB family transcription factor encodes MDAVRAVAEPRRREILRLVWDAELSAGDIAERFDVTFGAVSQHLKVLRDSGLVTLRQDGKKRFYRADREGMGPLADYLQSMWATKLDALAELAEAAERAEGSDA; translated from the coding sequence ATGGATGCGGTACGGGCGGTCGCCGAGCCCAGACGGCGCGAGATTCTGCGGCTGGTCTGGGATGCGGAGCTTTCGGCCGGCGACATCGCCGAGCGGTTCGACGTCACCTTCGGCGCGGTCTCCCAGCACCTCAAGGTGCTTCGGGACTCGGGCCTGGTTACGCTGCGGCAGGACGGCAAGAAGCGGTTCTACCGGGCGGACCGCGAGGGCATGGGCCCGCTGGCCGACTACCTGCAGTCCATGTGGGCCACCAAACTCGACGCCCTTGCCGAACTGGCCGAGGCCGCCGAGCGGGCGGAAGGATCGGACGCGTGA
- a CDS encoding SRPBCC domain-containing protein, whose product MADIALQIRTAADPETLYRAISTPEGVGGWFTTGAEIGEGVGALHRLSFPGAQMTWDFRIDEAAVGKRLAQTVVAGPPQWIGTEIVYALDVQAEGETVVRFDHTGFAEIDDTFREVTMGWAGMLARLKEYVETGTPVPYFTP is encoded by the coding sequence ATGGCTGACATCGCCCTGCAGATCCGTACCGCCGCCGACCCGGAGACCCTGTACCGCGCGATCTCCACCCCCGAAGGAGTCGGCGGCTGGTTCACCACCGGCGCTGAGATCGGCGAGGGCGTCGGTGCCCTGCACCGGCTGTCGTTTCCCGGTGCGCAGATGACCTGGGACTTCCGCATCGACGAGGCCGCGGTCGGCAAGCGCCTGGCGCAGACAGTGGTCGCAGGGCCGCCGCAGTGGATCGGTACCGAGATCGTTTACGCCCTTGATGTCCAGGCCGAGGGTGAGACGGTGGTCCGGTTCGACCACACTGGGTTCGCCGAGATCGACGACACGTTCCGCGAGGTCACGATGGGCTGGGCCGGCATGCTCGCCCGCCTGAAGGAGTACGTGGAGACCGGCACCCCGGTCCCGTACTTCACCCCTTGA
- a CDS encoding SRPBCC family protein, which yields MSEITFRTDIDADRNKVHEALNTHDGLTGWWTTGVSREGEVLLFDFPEIPEPFRLRRDRADEEEIVWTSIGAFPPHWSGTVITWQLTGTPDGAGTLVDFRHTGFADDDPGLTHTADTWGGLMYRLKQFTESGTPCPFFTL from the coding sequence ATGTCCGAGATCACCTTCCGGACCGACATCGACGCCGACCGCAACAAGGTCCACGAGGCGCTGAACACCCACGACGGCCTCACCGGCTGGTGGACCACCGGCGTGAGCCGCGAGGGTGAGGTCCTCCTCTTCGACTTCCCGGAGATTCCCGAGCCCTTCCGGCTCCGCCGGGACCGCGCAGACGAGGAAGAAATCGTGTGGACGTCGATCGGCGCCTTCCCACCCCACTGGTCCGGCACCGTCATCACCTGGCAGCTGACCGGCACCCCCGACGGGGCCGGCACCCTGGTGGACTTCCGGCACACCGGCTTCGCCGACGACGACCCGGGCCTCACGCACACCGCCGACACCTGGGGCGGGCTGATGTACCGGCTCAAGCAGTTCACCGAGTCGGGCACGCCGTGCCCCTTCTTCACCCTCTGA
- a CDS encoding SRPBCC family protein, whose protein sequence is MSIDVTAERVILLPPDQVAAYAMDWRHDAEWTQGIREATLTRQADGGGFGVGAEVTRTAFFLGKRIDYVLRVAAYEPERLMDMVSVAGPMPMHVTYTFGPHPDGTLARIRVQGDPSRYYRLAAPLMARKVRSSLGKDLRDLERRLQDRR, encoded by the coding sequence ATGTCGATCGACGTGACGGCCGAACGGGTGATCCTGCTCCCGCCCGACCAGGTGGCGGCGTACGCCATGGACTGGCGCCACGACGCGGAGTGGACGCAGGGCATCCGTGAGGCGACTCTGACCCGGCAGGCCGACGGAGGCGGGTTCGGCGTGGGAGCCGAGGTGACCCGCACGGCGTTCTTCCTCGGCAAGCGCATCGACTACGTGCTGCGCGTCGCCGCATACGAGCCCGAGCGGCTGATGGACATGGTTTCGGTCGCGGGACCGATGCCCATGCACGTCACCTACACCTTCGGCCCACACCCGGACGGCACGCTCGCGCGCATCCGCGTACAGGGCGATCCCAGCCGGTACTACAGACTCGCCGCACCCCTGATGGCGAGGAAGGTCCGCTCGTCCCTCGGCAAGGACCTGCGCGACCTCGAGCGCAGGCTGCAGGACCGGCGATGA